The following proteins are encoded in a genomic region of Ostrinia nubilalis chromosome 1, ilOstNubi1.1, whole genome shotgun sequence:
- the LOC135072453 gene encoding uncharacterized protein LOC135072453 isoform X1, whose amino-acid sequence MTNNNDAGTMPLTQEKRLDSNFSNNNDQSYLHKKFKKMASSISMFPANSNKGGEHKESSVVQSTCNTLISNGSIPAGHPEIEKIKLKSDKQSIDIQDAEKNVQTNFNDENSRLSNVNNNIQVSGQTSYTDEFSNKTENLENDFIRESYNGGVGGRYICPYCKLSCAKPSVLQKHIRAHTNERPYPCVPCGFAFKTKSNLYKHRRSRTHALRLQGTDVSTALNDEDLSGGSESDTSMPPTPVSDSGSDASTLRHESLSIRSSEFSSPELVNDGVSQISANLSSNENSKSKSIYKPKFRAAFYNDTDEKDKVKKIISPNADFLTEHISKIISDNEAIVDVIETPLQKKYGKIKQIAESKQFLNENFDSKIDPSPLNLTKNSTETENNFRKRSHSESFSHIDHQKHPLNPEGSIIKDLLLKTKTNGLTPVPSELVDGQGPLFVCPLCQIMYRSADNLEIHRNYYCKGSLINTTAINTVQKDIKIARPENIFMRSNSVNVRLPETPQSSYTKTSSSNKLSSPLRCKPDNLVIMKSESNDIVAPLPSPGPLLGNTRLVDSKSSNEISRKNENLKFKPIASPKRKIESRSDNNYSPRLIENVSPRTGELYSQPKVRCIDSSATGLRTLEEMSTHMRHNSTSLQMFGGEVKIVDHSGGTTTLRIEPSKNQLSPILIQQNLSPSKLANDLEASSIVVRSGLHSGGTMVHNPPTPKEILGTPQPQTPRISISNTPGISSSNLPNLHDITHFQFPPLSAITAFNPLTLPPLSPSASPNGATPTTILHGGKLIPHVPGMPGPNTPGVYVGNLSAKHKNFIVSKETIKANTMLSRDDGNNMTTTIEVQSPTPGLFVGNLSAKHKNFIVSKETAKGNPMLSRDDGHNMTTTIEVQSPKAMTGSNYEPLLKSRSPNLRTVNMECDKLQKQDKYSGEMPQYISAVPIIKVKNVDEPEALCKTFTPSLIKPVISKQDGSLKRSLDGSPRTPVLKENMNYTSNKIKVRERLNSNTLSLNKVNHVTIKSETEIRNFNFENLITKVEIYNNQIPSSSEVPKNMNIQDNVFSVSNERSETLYFQKNVTAKSTAEDRKPKFLRPTTLPLKPGTFTPKRHHGITPNANTMSLVSPETPRPAKAYGQLYLNGNAYTYLGLKCSTKVFYCTINRPQPTYVPNQHFLSMYSNWQLLSELTPDPLGLSASSAMSLYDSRHRPQSVALAVMKQDLILTHSSQWNKNSKDNKQAIVSIDTKKSEEDKLMNCENNTTAKRELTGGFESNEEYTYVRGRGRGRYVCSECGIRCKKPSMLKKHIRTHTDVRPYTCVHCAFSFKTKGNLTKHMKSKAHYKKCCELGINPNEGTEEGGEMTQCSGETDDETESDGDEGNEGETESSDTEVCKSRLPEHEAAHCLLSLGGSRPTSSAAPGLITSARPSTYPYTPIGLDTSTIEYIPEKLVSRSTSVDSKDADNEPMDLSKSDMKLTPNIPEIPTARESSVLASLASNTAKLPQHPSQWSNGEPMLHTYLTERALLDSKIKQSQLACSLTKTRKIDMDKPVLIDSNSVIEHETKVVSSKSTTTSCVTSPSITFVAKVTAVENKPDDTVNKIVETKEETPSSGNDCPPTPPINIDNNKRPNTTNTNAENAKHVVSEYLKQARINLIKSQDEVLNNQGDSSDESNNMKMNVDDNAQSDDLNVSEGDSIKLPSLDHDPIARKVVIGVGGVAFKVTKGKEFEGSSFPPGRLMEDGRRVCDFCNKTFTKPSQLRLHLNIHYMERPFRCSVCAVSFRTRGHLQKHERSGSHHNKVSMTSTFGAATSFNPRPFRCSDCNIAFRIHGHLAKHLRSKMHVMRLECLFKLPFGTFTEIERAGVSLTDIDTTDCASSLASLQALARKLHEKDPSKLEYREPPGAGAASGRDSSEDDDALLCEKTCESEKDSEMKTVENSENHDKETRVNYSATDN is encoded by the exons taatattcaagtATCTGGTCAGACCAGTTATACTGATGAATTTTCTAATAAGACTGAAAACCTTGAAAATGATTTTATCAGGGAATCCTACAACGGAGGGGTAGGTGGGCGGTATATATGCCCATATTGTAAATTATCTTGTGCCAAGCCTTCCGTACTTCAAAAACATATCAGAGCCCATACAAATGAGAGACCTTACCCTTGTGTACCTTGTGGTTTCGCTTTTAAAACGAAGTCTAATCTTTATAAACATCGAAGATCCAGAACACATGCTTTAAGATTACAAGGAACGGATGTATCTACTGCGTTAAACGACGAAGACTTATCAGGAGGGTCGGAAAGTGATACGTCTATGCCACCTACACCAGTATCCGATTCAGGATCTGATGCATCCACACTCCGCCATGAAAGCCTGTCTATAAGGTCTAGCGAATTCTCTTCGCCGGAATTGGTTAACGACGGCGTATCGCAGATAAGCGCCAACTtatcttcaaatgaaaatagCAAGTCAAAATCAATTTACAAACCCAAGTTTAGAGCAGCATTTTATAATGACACTGATGAAAAAGATAAGGTAAAGAAAATAATCTCGCCAAACGCAGACTTTCTTACGGAACATATCTCCAAAATTATATCAGATAATGAAGCTATTGTAGATGTTATAGAAACACCGTTGCAGAAAAAATATGGCAAAATAAAGCAGATAGCAGAAAGTAAACAATTCTTAAATGAGAATTTTGACTCTAAAATCGACCCATCACCATTAAATCTGACAAAAAATAGTACCGAGacagaaaataattttaggAAAAGATCGCATTCGGAAAGTTTTTCACATATTGATCATCAGAAGCATCCGCTTAACCCTGAAGGATCTATAATTAAAGACCTTCTTTTAAAAACCAAGACAAATGGCCTTACACCAGTACCGAGTGAATTAGTTGATGGACAGGGACCACTGTTTGTGTGCCCATTGTGCCAAATAATGTATCGCAGCGCAGATAATCTAGAGATTCACAGAAATTATTATTGCAAAGGTAGTCTTATCAATACTACAGCAATCAATACTGTtcaaaaagatattaaaatagcCAGACCGGAAAATATATTTATGCGGAGTAATTCTGTAAACGTACGTTTGCCTGAAACACCACAAAGCTCTTATACAAAGACAAGCTCGTCCAATAAGCTATCATCGCCTCTAAGATGCAAGCCTGATAATTTGGTAATAATGAAGTCAGAATCTAATGATATAGTAGCTCCTCTACCCTCACCTGGACCATTGTTAGGGAACACCAGACTAGTTGATTCAAAAAGTTCTAATGAAATATCAAGAAAAAATGAGAACTTAAAATTTAAGCCAATAGCTAGCCCAAAAAGAAAAATTGAGAGCAGATCAGATAATAACTATAGTCCAAGACTAATAGAAAATGTGTCTCCCCGTACTGGCGAGTTATATTCTCAACCTAAAGTACGATGCATCGATTCAAGTGCAACAGGACTTCGAACACTAGAAGAAATGTCCACACACATGAGACACAACTCAACGTCCTTACAGATGTTCGGGGGTGAAGTGAAAATAGTAGACCACTCTGGAGGCACTACTACACTACGTATAGAACCTAGTAAAAATCAACTATCTCCGATATTGATTCAGCAAAACTTGTCACCGTCTAAATTAGCTAATGATTTAGAAGCCAGTAGTATTGTTGTTCGGTCTGGCTTGCACTCCGGTGGCACAATGGTACATAATCCTCCGACGCCCAAAGAAATTCTTGGGACGCCGCAGCCACAAACACCTAGAATTTCAATATCCAACACGCCTGGAATTTCCAGTTCCAATCTGCCTAATTTACATGATATAACGCATTTTCAATTTCCTCCATTGAGTGCTATTACGGCATTTAATCCATTAACTTTACCTCCATTGAGCCCATCGGCCTCACCAAACGGTGCCACTCCCACAACCATTCTGCACGGCGGAAAGTTAATTCCTCATGTTCCTGGGATGCCTGGACCAAATACTCCTGGTGTGTACGTTGGCAATTTATCTGCAAAACACAAAAACTTTATAGTGAGTAAAGAAACTATTAAGGCCAATACAATGTTATCTCGTGATGATGGAAATAATATGACAACTACGATTGAGGTACAGTCACCAACTCCTGGTTTGTTTGTGGGCAATTTGTCTGCTAAACACAAAAACTTTATTGTGAGTAAAGAAACTGCTAAGGGTAATCCAATGTTATCTCGTGATGATGGACATAATATGACAACTACGATTGAGGTGCAGTCACCAAAAGCAATGACAGGCTCTAATTATGAGCCACTTTTGAAGTCAAGGAGTCCAAATTTAAGAACAGTTAATATGGAATGTGACAAATTGCAAAAACAAGACAAGTATTCTGGAGAAATGCCACAATATATTTCTGCAGTTCcgataataaaagtaaaaaatgtcGATGAACCTGAAGCACTGTGTAAAACATTTACGCCAAGCCTTATAAAACCAGTAATTTCCAAGCAAGATGGAAGTTTGAAGAGAAGTTTAGATGGGTCGCCAAGGACCcctgttttaaaagaaaatatgaatTATACATCCAACAAAATTAAGGTTAGAGAAAGGTTAAACTCGAACACTTTAAGTTTAAACAAAGTTAATCATGTTACTATCAAATCCGAGACGGAGATACGAAACTTTAATTTTGAGAACCTAATAACAAAAGTGGAAATTTATAACAATCAAATTCCAAGTTCATCTGAAGTCCCAAAAAATATGAACATTCAAGATAACGTTTTTTCTGTATCGAATGAACGTTCAGAAACATTATATTTTCAAAAGAATGTCACAGCAAAATCAACTGCAGAGGATAGGAAGCCAAAATTCCTGCGGCCAACCACGTTGCCTTTAAAACCTGGAACTTTTACTCCAAAAAGGCATCATGGAATTACACCTAATGCTAACACTATGTCATTAGTTTCGCCAGAAACGCCAAGACCAGCTAAAGCTTATGGACAGCTTTATCTGAACGGGAACGCATATACTTATCTCGGACTGAAATGTTCAACAAAAGTATTTTATTGCACTATCAACCGTCCTCAGCCAACTTATGTCCCTAACCAGCATTTTCTGTCTATGTACAGCAACTGGCAG TTATTATCAGAGCTGACGCCAGATCCGCTGGGACTATCGGCTTCATCTGCCATGTCGCTCTATGATTCACGGCACCGACCTCAGAGTGTGGCTCTAGCTGTGATGAAGCAAGATCTCATATTGACTCACTCGTCGCAATGGAACAAAAACTCTAAGGATAATAAACAG GCAATAGTATCAATTGATACTAAAAAGTCAGAAGAAGATAAACTAATGAACTGTGAAAATAACACAACAGCGAAAAGGGAGTTGACTGGTGGTTTTGAAAGTAACGAAGAATACACATACGTGCGAGGTCGAGGTAGAGGGCGGTACGTTTGTTCAGAATGTGGAATACGTTGCAAGAAACCGTCAATGTTAAAGAAACATATTCGCACTCATACCGACGTGCGCCCGTATACTTGTGTGCACTGTGCCTTCAG TTTTAAAACAAAAGGAAATCTGACCAAACACATGAAGAGTAAAGCACATTATAAGAAGTGCTGCGAGTTAGGAATCAATCCCAACGAGGGCACGGAGGAAGGTGGAGAGATGACTCAATGCTCAGGCGAAACAGACGACGAAACTGAATCGGATGGCGACGAAGGGAACGAAGGAGAAACAGAATCTAGTG acacTGAAGTTTGCAAATCGCGACTGCCTGAACATGAAGCGGCCCATTGTTTACTGTCGCTTGGTGGATCTAGACCTACTTCTTCTGCGGCACCGGGCCTAATCACAAGTGCAAGACCTTCTACATATCCCTACACACCAATAGGACTAGACACCTCGACTATAGAATATATACCTGAAAAACTTGTCTCGAGAAGCACTTCAGTCGATTCAAAAGACGCTGATAACGAACCGATGGACTTGAGTAAAAGTGACATGAAATTGACACCAAACATTCCCGAAATACCAACAGCACGGGAGTCCAGCGTTTTGGCATCTCTAGCGTCCAACACGGCCAAACTTCCACAACACCCAAGCCAATGGTCTAACGGTGAGCCAATGTTGCACACTTATCTGACTGAAAGAGCGCTTCTGGattctaaaataaaacaaagtcaaCTGGCTTGCAGTTTAACTAAAACCAGAAAGATTGATATGGATAAACCTGTACTTATTGATAGTAATAGTGTCATTGAACACGAAACTAAAGTTGTGTCTTCTAAAAGCACAACTACTAGTTGTGTCACTTCGCCTAGCATAACATTTGTTGCAAAAGTAACAGCAGTTGAAAATAAACCAGACGATACAGTAAACAAAATTGTCGAAACTAAAGAGGAAACCCCGAGCAGTGGAAATGATTGTCCCCCAACACCACCaataaatattgataataacAAAAGACCGAACACAACCAACACTAACGCTGAAAATGCAAAACATGTGGTCTCAGAATATTTAAAACAAGCCAGGATAAATCTTATTAAGTCTCAGGATGAAGTTTTGAACAACCAAGGCGATTCAAGCGACGAaagtaataatatgaaaatgaaCGTTGACGACAATGCCCAGAGTGATGATTTAAACGTTTCTGAAGGAGACTCAATAAAATTACCATCTTTAGATCACGACCCTATTGCAAGAAAAGTCGTAATCGGAGTCGGTGGTGTAGCGTTCAAAGTCACCAAGGGAAAAGAATTTGAAGGTTCATCTTTCCCTCCCGGCAGACTCATGGAAGACGGGCGAAGAGTTTGCGATTTTTGCAATAAGACATTTACAAAACCATCACAATTGAGATTGCATCTCAACATCCATTACATGGAGAGGCCGTTCCGATGCAGCGTATGCGCAGTCAGCTTCCGCACGAGGGGCCATCTTCAGAAACACGAACGTTCCGGATCTCATCATAATAAAGTATCTATGACGTCAACGTTCGGTGCCGCGACGTCTTTCAATCCTCGGCCGTTCCGCTGCTCGGATTGCAACATCGCTTTCAGAATACACGGGCACCTAGCGAAGCACTTGAGAAGCAAGATGCACGTGATGCGACTCGAATGTTTGTTCAAACTGCCGTTCGGGACGTTCACGGAGATCGAGCGCGCGGGCGTGAGCCTGACGGACATCGACACGACGGACTGCGCCAGCTCGCTGGCCAGCCTGCAGGCGCTGGCGCGCAAGCTGCACGAGAAGGACCCGTCCAAGCTGGAGTACCGCGAGCCGccgggcgccggcgccgcctcgGGCCGGGACTCCTCCGAGGACGACGACGCTCTGCTGTGCGAAAAGACATGTGAAAGTGAAAAGGACAGTGAGATGAAGACGGTTGAAAACAGTGAAAACCATGATAAAGAAACACGAGTTAACTATAGTGCCACAGATAATTAG
- the LOC135072453 gene encoding uncharacterized protein LOC135072453 isoform X3 gives MTNNNDAGTMPLTQEKRLDSNFSNNNDQSYLHKKFKKMASSISMFPANSNKGGEHKESSVVQSTCNTLISNGSIPAGHPEIEKIKLKSDKQSIDIQDAEKNVQTNFNDENSRLSNVNNNIQVSGQTSYTDEFSNKTENLENDFIRESYNGGVGGRYICPYCKLSCAKPSVLQKHIRAHTNERPYPCVPCGFAFKTKSNLYKHRRSRTHALRLQGTDVSTALNDEDLSGGSESDTSMPPTPVSDSGSDASTLRHESLSIRSSEFSSPELVNDGVSQISANLSSNENSKSKSIYKPKFRAAFYNDTDEKDKVKKIISPNADFLTEHISKIISDNEAIVDVIETPLQKKYGKIKQIAESKQFLNENFDSKIDPSPLNLTKNSTETENNFRKRSHSESFSHIDHQKHPLNPEGSIIKDLLLKTKTNGLTPVPSELVDGQGPLFVCPLCQIMYRSADNLEIHRNYYCKGSLINTTAINTVQKDIKIARPENIFMRSNSVNVRLPETPQSSYTKTSSSNKLSSPLRCKPDNLVIMKSESNDIVAPLPSPGPLLGNTRLVDSKSSNEISRKNENLKFKPIASPKRKIESRSDNNYSPRLIENVSPRTGELYSQPKVRCIDSSATGLRTLEEMSTHMRHNSTSLQMFGGEVKIVDHSGGTTTLRIEPSKNQLSPILIQQNLSPSKLANDLEASSIVVRSGLHSGGTMVHNPPTPKEILGTPQPQTPRISISNTPGISSSNLPNLHDITHFQFPPLSAITAFNPLTLPPLSPSASPNGATPTTILHGGKLIPHVPGMPGPNTPGVYVGNLSAKHKNFIVSKETIKANTMLSRDDGNNMTTTIEVQSPTPGLFVGNLSAKHKNFIVSKETAKGNPMLSRDDGHNMTTTIEVQSPKAMTGSNYEPLLKSRSPNLRTVNMECDKLQKQDKYSGEMPQYISAVPIIKVKNVDEPEALCKTFTPSLIKPVISKQDGSLKRSLDGSPRTPVLKENMNYTSNKIKVRERLNSNTLSLNKVNHVTIKSETEIRNFNFENLITKVEIYNNQIPSSSEVPKNMNIQDNVFSVSNERSETLYFQKNVTAKSTAEDRKPKFLRPTTLPLKPGTFTPKRHHGITPNANTMSLVSPETPRPAKAYGQLYLNGNAYTYLGLKCSTKVFYCTINRPQPTYVPNQHFLSMYSNWQLLSELTPDPLGLSASSAMSLYDSRHRPQSVALAVMKQDLILTHSSQWNKNSKDNKQAIVSIDTKKSEEDKLMNCENNTTAKRELTGGFESNEEYTYVRGRGRGRFKTKGNLTKHMKSKAHYKKCCELGINPNEGTEEGGEMTQCSGETDDETESDGDEGNEGETESSDTEVCKSRLPEHEAAHCLLSLGGSRPTSSAAPGLITSARPSTYPYTPIGLDTSTIEYIPEKLVSRSTSVDSKDADNEPMDLSKSDMKLTPNIPEIPTARESSVLASLASNTAKLPQHPSQWSNGEPMLHTYLTERALLDSKIKQSQLACSLTKTRKIDMDKPVLIDSNSVIEHETKVVSSKSTTTSCVTSPSITFVAKVTAVENKPDDTVNKIVETKEETPSSGNDCPPTPPINIDNNKRPNTTNTNAENAKHVVSEYLKQARINLIKSQDEVLNNQGDSSDESNNMKMNVDDNAQSDDLNVSEGDSIKLPSLDHDPIARKVVIGVGGVAFKVTKGKEFEGSSFPPGRLMEDGRRVCDFCNKTFTKPSQLRLHLNIHYMERPFRCSVCAVSFRTRGHLQKHERSGSHHNKVSMTSTFGAATSFNPRPFRCSDCNIAFRIHGHLAKHLRSKMHVMRLECLFKLPFGTFTEIERAGVSLTDIDTTDCASSLASLQALARKLHEKDPSKLEYREPPGAGAASGRDSSEDDDALLCEKTCESEKDSEMKTVENSENHDKETRVNYSATDN, from the exons taatattcaagtATCTGGTCAGACCAGTTATACTGATGAATTTTCTAATAAGACTGAAAACCTTGAAAATGATTTTATCAGGGAATCCTACAACGGAGGGGTAGGTGGGCGGTATATATGCCCATATTGTAAATTATCTTGTGCCAAGCCTTCCGTACTTCAAAAACATATCAGAGCCCATACAAATGAGAGACCTTACCCTTGTGTACCTTGTGGTTTCGCTTTTAAAACGAAGTCTAATCTTTATAAACATCGAAGATCCAGAACACATGCTTTAAGATTACAAGGAACGGATGTATCTACTGCGTTAAACGACGAAGACTTATCAGGAGGGTCGGAAAGTGATACGTCTATGCCACCTACACCAGTATCCGATTCAGGATCTGATGCATCCACACTCCGCCATGAAAGCCTGTCTATAAGGTCTAGCGAATTCTCTTCGCCGGAATTGGTTAACGACGGCGTATCGCAGATAAGCGCCAACTtatcttcaaatgaaaatagCAAGTCAAAATCAATTTACAAACCCAAGTTTAGAGCAGCATTTTATAATGACACTGATGAAAAAGATAAGGTAAAGAAAATAATCTCGCCAAACGCAGACTTTCTTACGGAACATATCTCCAAAATTATATCAGATAATGAAGCTATTGTAGATGTTATAGAAACACCGTTGCAGAAAAAATATGGCAAAATAAAGCAGATAGCAGAAAGTAAACAATTCTTAAATGAGAATTTTGACTCTAAAATCGACCCATCACCATTAAATCTGACAAAAAATAGTACCGAGacagaaaataattttaggAAAAGATCGCATTCGGAAAGTTTTTCACATATTGATCATCAGAAGCATCCGCTTAACCCTGAAGGATCTATAATTAAAGACCTTCTTTTAAAAACCAAGACAAATGGCCTTACACCAGTACCGAGTGAATTAGTTGATGGACAGGGACCACTGTTTGTGTGCCCATTGTGCCAAATAATGTATCGCAGCGCAGATAATCTAGAGATTCACAGAAATTATTATTGCAAAGGTAGTCTTATCAATACTACAGCAATCAATACTGTtcaaaaagatattaaaatagcCAGACCGGAAAATATATTTATGCGGAGTAATTCTGTAAACGTACGTTTGCCTGAAACACCACAAAGCTCTTATACAAAGACAAGCTCGTCCAATAAGCTATCATCGCCTCTAAGATGCAAGCCTGATAATTTGGTAATAATGAAGTCAGAATCTAATGATATAGTAGCTCCTCTACCCTCACCTGGACCATTGTTAGGGAACACCAGACTAGTTGATTCAAAAAGTTCTAATGAAATATCAAGAAAAAATGAGAACTTAAAATTTAAGCCAATAGCTAGCCCAAAAAGAAAAATTGAGAGCAGATCAGATAATAACTATAGTCCAAGACTAATAGAAAATGTGTCTCCCCGTACTGGCGAGTTATATTCTCAACCTAAAGTACGATGCATCGATTCAAGTGCAACAGGACTTCGAACACTAGAAGAAATGTCCACACACATGAGACACAACTCAACGTCCTTACAGATGTTCGGGGGTGAAGTGAAAATAGTAGACCACTCTGGAGGCACTACTACACTACGTATAGAACCTAGTAAAAATCAACTATCTCCGATATTGATTCAGCAAAACTTGTCACCGTCTAAATTAGCTAATGATTTAGAAGCCAGTAGTATTGTTGTTCGGTCTGGCTTGCACTCCGGTGGCACAATGGTACATAATCCTCCGACGCCCAAAGAAATTCTTGGGACGCCGCAGCCACAAACACCTAGAATTTCAATATCCAACACGCCTGGAATTTCCAGTTCCAATCTGCCTAATTTACATGATATAACGCATTTTCAATTTCCTCCATTGAGTGCTATTACGGCATTTAATCCATTAACTTTACCTCCATTGAGCCCATCGGCCTCACCAAACGGTGCCACTCCCACAACCATTCTGCACGGCGGAAAGTTAATTCCTCATGTTCCTGGGATGCCTGGACCAAATACTCCTGGTGTGTACGTTGGCAATTTATCTGCAAAACACAAAAACTTTATAGTGAGTAAAGAAACTATTAAGGCCAATACAATGTTATCTCGTGATGATGGAAATAATATGACAACTACGATTGAGGTACAGTCACCAACTCCTGGTTTGTTTGTGGGCAATTTGTCTGCTAAACACAAAAACTTTATTGTGAGTAAAGAAACTGCTAAGGGTAATCCAATGTTATCTCGTGATGATGGACATAATATGACAACTACGATTGAGGTGCAGTCACCAAAAGCAATGACAGGCTCTAATTATGAGCCACTTTTGAAGTCAAGGAGTCCAAATTTAAGAACAGTTAATATGGAATGTGACAAATTGCAAAAACAAGACAAGTATTCTGGAGAAATGCCACAATATATTTCTGCAGTTCcgataataaaagtaaaaaatgtcGATGAACCTGAAGCACTGTGTAAAACATTTACGCCAAGCCTTATAAAACCAGTAATTTCCAAGCAAGATGGAAGTTTGAAGAGAAGTTTAGATGGGTCGCCAAGGACCcctgttttaaaagaaaatatgaatTATACATCCAACAAAATTAAGGTTAGAGAAAGGTTAAACTCGAACACTTTAAGTTTAAACAAAGTTAATCATGTTACTATCAAATCCGAGACGGAGATACGAAACTTTAATTTTGAGAACCTAATAACAAAAGTGGAAATTTATAACAATCAAATTCCAAGTTCATCTGAAGTCCCAAAAAATATGAACATTCAAGATAACGTTTTTTCTGTATCGAATGAACGTTCAGAAACATTATATTTTCAAAAGAATGTCACAGCAAAATCAACTGCAGAGGATAGGAAGCCAAAATTCCTGCGGCCAACCACGTTGCCTTTAAAACCTGGAACTTTTACTCCAAAAAGGCATCATGGAATTACACCTAATGCTAACACTATGTCATTAGTTTCGCCAGAAACGCCAAGACCAGCTAAAGCTTATGGACAGCTTTATCTGAACGGGAACGCATATACTTATCTCGGACTGAAATGTTCAACAAAAGTATTTTATTGCACTATCAACCGTCCTCAGCCAACTTATGTCCCTAACCAGCATTTTCTGTCTATGTACAGCAACTGGCAG TTATTATCAGAGCTGACGCCAGATCCGCTGGGACTATCGGCTTCATCTGCCATGTCGCTCTATGATTCACGGCACCGACCTCAGAGTGTGGCTCTAGCTGTGATGAAGCAAGATCTCATATTGACTCACTCGTCGCAATGGAACAAAAACTCTAAGGATAATAAACAG GCAATAGTATCAATTGATACTAAAAAGTCAGAAGAAGATAAACTAATGAACTGTGAAAATAACACAACAGCGAAAAGGGAGTTGACTGGTGGTTTTGAAAGTAACGAAGAATACACATACGTGCGAGGTCGAGGTAGAGGGCG TTTTAAAACAAAAGGAAATCTGACCAAACACATGAAGAGTAAAGCACATTATAAGAAGTGCTGCGAGTTAGGAATCAATCCCAACGAGGGCACGGAGGAAGGTGGAGAGATGACTCAATGCTCAGGCGAAACAGACGACGAAACTGAATCGGATGGCGACGAAGGGAACGAAGGAGAAACAGAATCTAGTG acacTGAAGTTTGCAAATCGCGACTGCCTGAACATGAAGCGGCCCATTGTTTACTGTCGCTTGGTGGATCTAGACCTACTTCTTCTGCGGCACCGGGCCTAATCACAAGTGCAAGACCTTCTACATATCCCTACACACCAATAGGACTAGACACCTCGACTATAGAATATATACCTGAAAAACTTGTCTCGAGAAGCACTTCAGTCGATTCAAAAGACGCTGATAACGAACCGATGGACTTGAGTAAAAGTGACATGAAATTGACACCAAACATTCCCGAAATACCAACAGCACGGGAGTCCAGCGTTTTGGCATCTCTAGCGTCCAACACGGCCAAACTTCCACAACACCCAAGCCAATGGTCTAACGGTGAGCCAATGTTGCACACTTATCTGACTGAAAGAGCGCTTCTGGattctaaaataaaacaaagtcaaCTGGCTTGCAGTTTAACTAAAACCAGAAAGATTGATATGGATAAACCTGTACTTATTGATAGTAATAGTGTCATTGAACACGAAACTAAAGTTGTGTCTTCTAAAAGCACAACTACTAGTTGTGTCACTTCGCCTAGCATAACATTTGTTGCAAAAGTAACAGCAGTTGAAAATAAACCAGACGATACAGTAAACAAAATTGTCGAAACTAAAGAGGAAACCCCGAGCAGTGGAAATGATTGTCCCCCAACACCACCaataaatattgataataacAAAAGACCGAACACAACCAACACTAACGCTGAAAATGCAAAACATGTGGTCTCAGAATATTTAAAACAAGCCAGGATAAATCTTATTAAGTCTCAGGATGAAGTTTTGAACAACCAAGGCGATTCAAGCGACGAaagtaataatatgaaaatgaaCGTTGACGACAATGCCCAGAGTGATGATTTAAACGTTTCTGAAGGAGACTCAATAAAATTACCATCTTTAGATCACGACCCTATTGCAAGAAAAGTCGTAATCGGAGTCGGTGGTGTAGCGTTCAAAGTCACCAAGGGAAAAGAATTTGAAGGTTCATCTTTCCCTCCCGGCAGACTCATGGAAGACGGGCGAAGAGTTTGCGATTTTTGCAATAAGACATTTACAAAACCATCACAATTGAGATTGCATCTCAACATCCATTACATGGAGAGGCCGTTCCGATGCAGCGTATGCGCAGTCAGCTTCCGCACGAGGGGCCATCTTCAGAAACACGAACGTTCCGGATCTCATCATAATAAAGTATCTATGACGTCAACGTTCGGTGCCGCGACGTCTTTCAATCCTCGGCCGTTCCGCTGCTCGGATTGCAACATCGCTTTCAGAATACACGGGCACCTAGCGAAGCACTTGAGAAGCAAGATGCACGTGATGCGACTCGAATGTTTGTTCAAACTGCCGTTCGGGACGTTCACGGAGATCGAGCGCGCGGGCGTGAGCCTGACGGACATCGACACGACGGACTGCGCCAGCTCGCTGGCCAGCCTGCAGGCGCTGGCGCGCAAGCTGCACGAGAAGGACCCGTCCAAGCTGGAGTACCGCGAGCCGccgggcgccggcgccgcctcgGGCCGGGACTCCTCCGAGGACGACGACGCTCTGCTGTGCGAAAAGACATGTGAAAGTGAAAAGGACAGTGAGATGAAGACGGTTGAAAACAGTGAAAACCATGATAAAGAAACACGAGTTAACTATAGTGCCACAGATAATTAG